One window from the genome of Elaeis guineensis isolate ETL-2024a chromosome 5, EG11, whole genome shotgun sequence encodes:
- the LOC105045608 gene encoding uncharacterized protein, whose product MEAFKTCLKGYWKRRAYQRLDGGGGRRRRRSRVELGGGRRRRFWRIRVVPKLRFLARMASPKRFLARIRDAYVRMMLSFASSGAIAAGYSGYGGAAVAGFGRPQLKEYDEKMIVEIYRSLVAQGPLIAAAAVAGGGGGDAGRTGRAARR is encoded by the coding sequence ATGGAGGCGTTCAAGACGTGTTTGAAGGGATACTGGAAGCGGAGGGCGTACCAGAGGCTGGATGGCGGCGGCGGGCGCCGGAGGAGGCGGAGCCGCGTGGAGCTGGGTGGCGGGAGGCGACGGCGGTTCTGGCGGATCCGGGTCGTGCCGAAGCTGAGGTTCCTGGCGCGGATGGCTTCGCCGAAGCGGTTTCTCGCGCGGATCCGCGACGCCTACGTGCGGATGATGCTGTCATTCGCCTCCTCTGGGGCGATCGCCGCCGGGTACAGCGGCTATGGTGGCGCTGCCGTGGCCGGCTTCGGGCGGCCGCAGCTCAAGGAGTACGACGAGAAGATGATTGTCGAGATCTACAGATCGCTGGTGGCGCAGGGCCCGCTTATCGCCGccgccgccgtcgccggaggcGGCGGAGGGGACGCCGGGCGGACGGGTCGGGCTGCCCGGCGGTAG